In the Deinococcus ficus genome, one interval contains:
- a CDS encoding M12 family metallopeptidase, with protein MNRQPIIPSALTLALILTSCGAPDAGHSATPPADTFTSIHAPADLATQTPTLTVDLRSTPLTALDAATRTRLGTDAVVRVILPNGKALLYANVDGHVVVDGDMILGHSDAAHKIVDGLARSGGTINGQGLSEFAAGRANWGKTIPYYWNTNAFTASQISVLNTAINLWNQQAGDAVKWQWNTTPYNKVQFVNASGQGVCGSSYVGMIGGTQPLTVGCFNTGTVIHEMGHAAGLHHEHQRCDRDSYVTVSGSDSINFGRLCNRYAYGNYDYDSIMNYGAPYAYAKTPGGPYQGTPSNLGRGSQLSTGDLATLRAIYPNSGTTDPTDPTDPVTGVTYTGTLSAGAYATHPSAGFNWYGGTLKATLTGPSGADYDLYLVQKYSDGRWYTVAKSDSPGASETIETNQTAGIYRWVVQSYSGSGSYTLNATK; from the coding sequence ATGAACAGGCAACCCATCATCCCCAGCGCCCTCACCCTTGCCCTCATCCTCACCAGTTGCGGCGCCCCGGACGCCGGGCACAGCGCCACACCGCCCGCAGACACCTTCACCTCCATTCACGCCCCCGCCGACCTCGCCACGCAGACGCCCACCCTCACCGTGGACCTGCGCAGCACCCCCCTCACGGCCCTGGACGCCGCCACCCGCACCCGCCTCGGCACGGACGCCGTGGTCCGCGTCATCCTCCCGAACGGCAAGGCCCTGCTGTACGCCAACGTGGACGGTCACGTCGTCGTGGACGGCGACATGATCCTCGGCCACTCGGACGCCGCCCACAAGATCGTGGACGGCCTCGCCCGCAGCGGCGGCACCATCAACGGTCAGGGCCTCTCCGAGTTCGCCGCCGGCCGCGCCAACTGGGGCAAGACCATCCCGTACTACTGGAACACGAATGCCTTTACCGCCAGTCAGATCAGCGTGCTGAACACCGCCATCAACCTCTGGAACCAGCAGGCGGGCGACGCCGTGAAATGGCAGTGGAACACCACCCCCTACAACAAGGTCCAGTTTGTGAACGCCAGCGGACAGGGCGTGTGCGGGTCCTCGTACGTCGGCATGATCGGCGGCACCCAGCCCCTCACGGTCGGCTGCTTCAACACCGGCACCGTCATCCACGAGATGGGCCACGCCGCCGGCCTGCACCACGAACACCAGCGCTGCGACCGCGACAGCTACGTCACCGTCAGCGGCAGCGACAGCATCAACTTCGGCCGCCTGTGCAACCGCTACGCCTACGGCAACTACGACTACGACTCGATCATGAACTACGGCGCCCCCTACGCCTACGCCAAAACCCCCGGCGGCCCTTACCAGGGCACCCCCAGCAACCTGGGCCGCGGCAGCCAGCTCAGCACCGGTGACCTCGCCACCCTGCGCGCCATCTACCCGAACAGCGGCACCACGGACCCCACCGATCCCACTGACCCGGTCACCGGCGTCACCTACACCGGAACGCTCAGCGCCGGTGCGTACGCCACGCACCCCAGCGCCGGCTTCAACTGGTACGGCGGCACCCTGAAGGCCACCCTGACCGGCCCCTCCGGCGCGGACTATGACCTGTACCTCGTGCAGAAGTACTCCGATGGCCGCTGGTACACCGTCGCCAAGAGCGACAGCCCCGGCGCCAGCGAAACCATCGAAACCAACCAGACCGCCGGCATCTACCGCTGGGTCGTGCAGAGCTACAGCGGCAGCGGCAGCTACACCCTCAACGCCACCAAGTAA
- a CDS encoding acyl-CoA dehydrogenase, with amino-acid sequence MTSPDTGMSFALSSDQRMILQHVRDYCRAEIAPKAAEYDRSGEYPREQLRGLAEMGLLGATVPEEWGGAGLDSVTYALCLEEIAAADASVAVITSVQNGLPEQMILNYGTDAQREKYLRPLAAGTHIGAFCLTEAGAGSDAASLRLKAERDGDHWVLSGSKSWITSGGQADTYLVMARTGASGAKGVSCFIVENGLPGLSFGKPEEKMGLHASQTTTVTFEDVRVPQENMVGAEGQGLIIALASLDSGRIGIAMQALGIARAAFEHATQYANEREQFGRKLREFEGVSFKIARMAARIESARLVALKAAWLKDQGQPFGKEASIAKLLASEAAVDVTRDAIQIFGGNGYSREYPVERLYRDAKVTEIYEGTSEIQQLVISRAVFAEHAG; translated from the coding sequence ATGACCAGCCCCGACACCGGCATGAGCTTCGCGCTGAGCAGCGACCAGCGCATGATTCTCCAGCACGTCCGCGACTACTGCCGCGCCGAGATCGCCCCCAAGGCCGCCGAGTACGACCGCAGCGGCGAGTACCCCCGCGAGCAGCTGCGCGGCCTGGCCGAGATGGGCCTGCTGGGCGCCACCGTGCCCGAGGAGTGGGGCGGCGCCGGCCTGGACAGCGTCACCTACGCCCTGTGCCTGGAGGAGATCGCCGCCGCGGACGCCAGCGTGGCCGTCATCACCAGCGTGCAGAACGGCCTGCCCGAACAGATGATCCTCAACTACGGCACCGACGCCCAGCGGGAGAAATACCTGAGGCCCCTGGCCGCCGGCACGCACATCGGCGCCTTCTGCCTCACCGAGGCGGGCGCCGGCAGCGACGCCGCCAGCCTGCGCCTGAAAGCCGAACGCGACGGCGACCACTGGGTCCTCAGCGGCAGCAAGTCCTGGATCACCTCCGGCGGACAGGCCGACACGTACCTCGTCATGGCCCGCACCGGCGCCAGCGGCGCCAAGGGCGTGAGCTGCTTCATCGTCGAGAACGGCCTCCCCGGCCTGAGCTTCGGGAAGCCCGAGGAGAAGATGGGCCTGCACGCCTCCCAGACCACCACCGTCACCTTCGAGGACGTCCGCGTGCCCCAGGAGAACATGGTCGGCGCCGAAGGGCAGGGCCTGATCATCGCCCTGGCCAGCCTGGACTCCGGGCGCATCGGCATCGCCATGCAGGCCCTCGGGATTGCCCGCGCCGCCTTCGAGCACGCCACCCAGTACGCCAACGAACGCGAGCAGTTCGGCAGGAAACTCCGCGAGTTCGAGGGCGTGTCCTTCAAGATCGCCCGCATGGCCGCCCGCATCGAAAGTGCCCGCCTCGTCGCCCTGAAAGCCGCGTGGCTCAAGGACCAGGGCCAGCCCTTCGGGAAGGAAGCCAGCATCGCCAAACTGCTCGCCAGCGAGGCCGCCGTGGACGTCACCCGCGACGCCATCCAGATCTTCGGCGGGAACGGCTACAGCCGCGAGTACCCCGTCGAGCGCCTGTACCGCGACGCCAAGGTCACCGAGATCTACGAAGGCACCAGCGAGATCCAGCAACTCGTGATCAGCCGCGCCGTGTTCGCCGAGCACGCCGGGTAA
- a CDS encoding rod shape-determining protein, whose product MGRFSEDIGIDLGTATFLIYSKTRGLVLQEPSVIAMARDSKQVKAVGEEAYRMIGRTPGGIVAVRPIKDGVIADEGLTEKMITMFLQKVQGSAGRLFGFKPQLMVGVPSNVSDVEKRAVLRAALNSNAKRAFLIEEPLAAAIGAGLKIAEPIGSMVVDIGGGSTDVAVISLGGIVVSESMRVAGNEFDESIIRYVRRKHNVLIGERTAEEIKVKVGAAMLIDDSENLTAEVRGRDLVNGLPKTITLDSQDVVEALSEPVTKIVEGVKRVLEITPPELVSDIIDRGIVMTGGGSLLRNFDELLRQTTGIPVAVAENAVEAVAVGTGMALEMIPVLGDSLVSSDNYLRR is encoded by the coding sequence GTGGGAAGGTTTTCTGAAGATATCGGTATCGACCTGGGAACGGCCACGTTCCTGATTTACAGCAAGACCCGTGGACTGGTTCTTCAGGAACCCAGCGTGATCGCCATGGCCCGCGACAGCAAGCAGGTCAAGGCCGTGGGCGAGGAAGCCTACCGCATGATCGGCCGCACTCCGGGCGGGATCGTCGCGGTGCGGCCCATCAAGGACGGCGTGATCGCCGACGAGGGCCTGACCGAGAAGATGATCACCATGTTCCTGCAGAAGGTGCAGGGCAGCGCCGGGCGCCTCTTCGGGTTCAAGCCGCAGCTGATGGTGGGCGTGCCCAGCAACGTCAGCGACGTGGAAAAACGCGCCGTGCTGCGCGCCGCGCTGAACAGCAACGCCAAACGCGCCTTCCTGATCGAGGAACCGCTGGCCGCCGCGATCGGCGCGGGTCTGAAGATCGCCGAGCCGATCGGCAGCATGGTCGTGGACATCGGCGGGGGCAGCACCGACGTCGCCGTGATCTCCCTGGGCGGCATCGTGGTGAGTGAATCCATGCGCGTCGCCGGCAACGAGTTCGACGAGAGCATCATCCGCTACGTGCGCCGCAAGCACAACGTCCTGATCGGGGAGCGCACCGCCGAGGAGATCAAGGTCAAGGTCGGCGCCGCCATGCTGATCGACGACAGCGAGAACCTCACCGCCGAGGTGCGTGGCCGCGACCTCGTGAACGGCCTGCCCAAGACCATCACCCTGGACAGCCAGGACGTCGTGGAAGCCCTGTCCGAGCCGGTCACGAAGATCGTCGAGGGCGTCAAGCGCGTGCTGGAGATCACCCCGCCGGAACTCGTGAGCGACATCATCGACCGCGGCATCGTGATGACCGGCGGCGGCAGCCTGCTGCGCAACTTCGACGAACTGCTGCGCCAGACGACCGGCATTCCGGTGGCCGTCGCGGAGAACGCCGTGGAGGCCGTTGCGGTCGGGACCGGCATGGCGCTGGAGATGATCCCGGTGCTGGGCGACTCGCTGGTGTCCAGCGACAACTACCTGCGCCGCTGA
- the fabZ gene encoding 3-hydroxyacyl-ACP dehydratase FabZ gives MEPLLIQDVLKTLPHRFPFVLVDRVLSVQNGEVHAIKNVTIGEPFFTGHFPQEPVMPGVLITEALAQASMFCMHGAEGGLEPGTVGYLAGIEGARFKRKVIPGDQLHLHAKLEFLRRGLGKTTCRAEVDGQVAAEMSILFAIAKG, from the coding sequence ATGGAACCACTGCTGATTCAGGACGTGCTCAAGACCCTCCCCCACCGCTTCCCGTTCGTGCTGGTGGACCGCGTGCTGAGCGTCCAGAACGGCGAGGTGCACGCCATCAAGAACGTGACGATCGGTGAGCCGTTCTTCACCGGGCACTTCCCGCAGGAACCCGTGATGCCCGGCGTGCTGATCACCGAGGCCCTGGCGCAGGCCAGCATGTTCTGCATGCACGGCGCCGAGGGCGGCCTGGAACCCGGTACGGTCGGGTACCTGGCGGGGATCGAGGGCGCGCGTTTCAAGCGCAAGGTGATTCCCGGGGACCAGCTGCACCTGCACGCGAAACTGGAGTTCCTGCGCCGCGGGCTGGGCAAGACCACCTGCCGCGCCGAGGTGGACGGGCAGGTCGCGGCCGAGATGAGCATCCTGTTCGCGATCGCCAAGGGCTGA
- a CDS encoding LptF/LptG family permease → MSRLARYVTAELIPPLLAGTLLFTAILSFGYFFVSSQWLSGVPVGLIARWIAYQLPDTLVKVFPMAVVLMTVVAFGRMSTERELIAVQSGGVSLGRAARPVAVVAALVTALALWLSLWVAPKANVETRGLYWDALTGAGLSQLAGKTVDLGGNLTLAMKGYDPKTRQMQGVRVEKWTPDNHRRGTIILADSGTFEASRLTLKGYGVYTVNYGAVPALARVPDTDPLALRAALNEVFTSVVVPAQASDTLNVDTGLSRKETLAKYADAIGADAEGWPQLITKLTAPGVPAAERQEARVNLNRKLALPFANLVLALAALPFALRFGRTLGVSLGIALLIAVAYYLLFFVGLTLASQLPGLPELGVWLANLVFAVSGLWLLRRT, encoded by the coding sequence TTGTCGCGCCTCGCCCGGTACGTCACCGCTGAACTGATCCCGCCGCTGCTGGCGGGCACGCTGCTGTTCACCGCGATTCTCAGCTTCGGGTACTTCTTCGTGTCCAGCCAGTGGCTCTCGGGCGTGCCGGTGGGCCTGATCGCCCGCTGGATCGCCTACCAGCTGCCCGACACGCTGGTGAAGGTCTTCCCGATGGCGGTCGTGCTGATGACCGTGGTGGCGTTCGGGCGCATGAGCACCGAACGCGAACTGATCGCGGTGCAGTCCGGCGGCGTGAGCCTGGGCCGCGCGGCAAGACCCGTGGCGGTGGTGGCCGCGCTGGTCACCGCCCTGGCCCTGTGGCTGAGCCTGTGGGTGGCCCCGAAAGCGAACGTGGAAACCCGCGGCCTGTACTGGGACGCCCTGACCGGCGCGGGCCTGTCGCAGCTGGCCGGGAAGACCGTGGACCTGGGCGGGAACCTGACCCTGGCGATGAAGGGCTACGACCCGAAAACCCGGCAGATGCAGGGCGTGCGGGTGGAGAAGTGGACGCCGGACAACCACCGCCGGGGCACGATCATCCTGGCGGACAGCGGCACCTTCGAGGCGAGCCGCCTCACCCTGAAAGGCTACGGTGTGTACACCGTGAACTACGGCGCAGTGCCGGCCCTGGCGCGCGTGCCCGACACGGACCCGCTGGCGCTGCGCGCGGCCCTGAACGAGGTGTTCACCAGCGTGGTCGTGCCCGCACAGGCCAGCGACACCCTGAACGTGGACACCGGCCTGTCGCGCAAGGAGACCCTGGCAAAGTACGCCGACGCGATCGGCGCGGACGCCGAGGGCTGGCCGCAGCTCATCACCAAACTCACCGCGCCGGGCGTCCCGGCGGCCGAGCGGCAGGAGGCGCGCGTGAACCTGAACCGCAAGCTGGCCCTGCCGTTCGCGAACCTCGTGCTGGCCCTCGCGGCCCTGCCGTTCGCCCTGCGGTTCGGCCGGACGCTGGGCGTGAGCCTGGGCATCGCCCTGCTGATCGCGGTGGCGTACTACCTGCTGTTCTTCGTGGGCCTCACGCTGGCCTCGCAGCTGCCCGGCCTGCCGGAACTGGGCGTGTGGCTGGCGAACCTCGTGTTCGCGGTGTCGGGCCTGTGGCTGCTGAGGCGCACGTGA
- a CDS encoding MGDG synthase family glycosyltransferase — MRTLFVSASIGSGHHQAQLAVQHALEGRGVCLQAREGDAVAYLKPSERWWTVDLYAFELRYAPWLYAWFYRRTDHDRPFSLIGWLCSWVGRAGLERDIAAAGPDLVVSSYWSSVPLADTVRRRRGRPFVNALIVTDYRAHRHWIRPEAEVIMVATEETAAQMVARGADPERVVVTGIPISPRFRALIGADRAELRARHGLRADQPVLLISGGGTGVYRALNELLDALGNLGRPVQVLLPATPQDTGVEVRGGATIHHLGYTTAFPELMAASDLVVGKAGGLTVAEATALGVPMVVYGPIPGQEEHNADFLERHGAAVWVRRRGDLRAGVLRALDPDEHARLSASARAVGVPDAAERVATALLARMDRA, encoded by the coding sequence CTGCGCACCCTGTTCGTGTCCGCGTCCATCGGCTCCGGGCACCATCAGGCGCAGCTGGCCGTGCAGCACGCCCTGGAAGGCCGCGGCGTGTGCCTCCAGGCGCGGGAAGGGGACGCGGTCGCGTACCTGAAACCCAGCGAGCGGTGGTGGACGGTGGACCTGTACGCCTTCGAGCTGCGGTACGCGCCGTGGCTGTACGCGTGGTTCTACCGCCGCACCGACCATGACCGGCCGTTCAGCCTGATCGGCTGGCTGTGCAGCTGGGTGGGCCGCGCCGGCCTGGAGCGCGACATCGCCGCGGCCGGGCCGGACCTGGTGGTGTCGAGCTACTGGTCGTCGGTGCCGCTGGCCGACACGGTCCGGCGCCGGCGCGGGCGGCCGTTCGTGAACGCGCTGATCGTCACGGACTACCGCGCGCACCGGCACTGGATTCGCCCGGAGGCGGAGGTGATCATGGTCGCCACCGAGGAAACAGCCGCGCAGATGGTCGCGCGCGGCGCCGACCCTGAGCGCGTGGTGGTCACCGGCATTCCCATCTCGCCGCGGTTCCGGGCGCTGATCGGCGCGGACCGCGCGGAGCTGCGCGCGCGGCACGGCCTGCGGGCCGACCAGCCGGTGCTGCTCATCTCCGGCGGCGGCACCGGCGTGTACCGCGCCCTGAACGAACTGCTGGACGCCCTGGGCAACCTGGGCCGGCCGGTGCAGGTGCTGCTGCCCGCCACGCCGCAGGACACTGGCGTGGAGGTGCGGGGCGGCGCCACCATTCACCACCTGGGCTACACCACCGCCTTCCCGGAGCTGATGGCCGCGTCGGACCTGGTGGTCGGGAAGGCCGGGGGCCTCACGGTGGCGGAGGCGACCGCGCTGGGCGTGCCCATGGTGGTGTACGGCCCGATTCCCGGGCAGGAGGAGCACAACGCGGACTTCCTGGAACGGCACGGCGCGGCCGTGTGGGTGCGGCGCCGCGGGGACCTGCGCGCCGGGGTGCTGAGGGCCCTGGACCCGGACGAGCACGCCCGCCTGAGCGCGAGTGCCCGCGCGGTGGGCGTGCCGGACGCGGCCGAGCGGGTGGCGACGGCCCTGCTGGCCCGCATGGACCGGGCGTGA
- a CDS encoding polysaccharide deacetylase family protein, with translation MTGPARRWLGALALGVLGTVLVPAALVQGLNLGLIREGRRAKREVALTFDDGPDPETTPQVLDALKAAGGRATFFLLADRAEAHPALVGRMRAEGHEIGAHAVRHVHGWRRAPLDALRDPGEAAGRIAAVAGVPVRLHRPPHGAYTLFTVWGQRRAGLQGVHWSLEGQDWQAGRTPAQVRARLERRIVPGAVVVLHDAGPGGRTTAALLTELLAHLKARGYTVNPVSDLDGATPVGRAALKRRMILALDAAYDRVEHVRMVGDRADNLFRVNRVAFPHAGLAWPDGTPIPAGTPALEFHVNNPQLVDLGPRAAVRAAPADFQELARELLDRPEYREAQLVFCVSSLGPLLSLVGFTNVPLPPGTGRRLRGWANVLRRAYGSAPDAPAPVLSVLSREAFLRRYGPRAG, from the coding sequence GTGACGGGCCCCGCGCGCCGGTGGCTGGGCGCCCTGGCGCTGGGCGTGCTGGGCACGGTGCTCGTGCCGGCAGCGCTGGTGCAGGGCCTGAACCTGGGTCTGATCCGCGAGGGCCGCCGCGCGAAACGCGAGGTGGCCCTCACCTTCGACGACGGCCCGGACCCGGAGACGACCCCGCAGGTGCTGGACGCCCTGAAGGCGGCGGGCGGCCGGGCGACCTTCTTCCTGCTGGCCGACCGGGCCGAGGCTCACCCGGCCCTCGTGGGGCGGATGCGGGCAGAGGGGCACGAGATCGGCGCGCACGCGGTGCGGCACGTCCACGGCTGGCGGCGCGCCCCGCTGGACGCGCTGCGGGACCCGGGCGAGGCGGCCGGCCGGATCGCGGCGGTGGCCGGAGTTCCCGTGCGGCTGCACCGGCCTCCGCACGGGGCGTACACGCTGTTCACGGTGTGGGGCCAGCGCCGGGCGGGCCTGCAGGGTGTGCACTGGAGCCTGGAAGGCCAGGACTGGCAGGCGGGCCGGACGCCGGCCCAGGTGCGGGCGCGGCTGGAGCGGCGGATCGTGCCGGGCGCCGTGGTGGTGCTGCATGACGCCGGGCCCGGAGGGCGCACCACGGCCGCGCTGCTCACGGAGCTGCTGGCACACCTGAAGGCTCGCGGGTACACGGTGAACCCCGTGAGCGACCTGGACGGCGCCACGCCGGTGGGCCGCGCCGCGCTGAAACGCCGGATGATCCTGGCGCTGGACGCCGCGTACGACCGCGTGGAGCACGTGCGCATGGTGGGAGACCGCGCGGACAACCTGTTCCGCGTGAACCGCGTGGCCTTCCCGCACGCGGGCCTGGCCTGGCCGGACGGCACGCCGATTCCGGCGGGCACGCCCGCGCTGGAGTTTCACGTGAACAACCCTCAGCTCGTGGACCTGGGACCGCGCGCGGCGGTGCGGGCCGCGCCGGCGGACTTCCAGGAGCTGGCGCGGGAACTGCTGGACCGCCCGGAGTACCGGGAGGCGCAGCTGGTCTTCTGCGTGAGTTCGCTCGGGCCGCTGCTCTCGCTGGTGGGCTTCACGAACGTGCCTCTGCCGCCGGGCACAGGCCGGCGGCTGCGGGGGTGGGCGAACGTGCTGCGCCGCGCGTACGGCAGCGCCCCGGACGCGCCGGCGCCGGTGCTGAGCGTCCTGTCGCGGGAGGCCTTCCTGCGGCGGTACGGGCCACGCGCGGGGTAG
- a CDS encoding class I SAM-dependent methyltransferase, translated as MDYDEFAELYDDQYDVYRDDLHFYGKVTERQGRVLEVGAGTGRVTAFLARRGVDVVGLEPSARMIERGQARAAREGLNLTFVQGDVKTAQLHERFGMVIAPFNSLMHLYTPNEQLQALENLRAHLQPGGRFVFDLYVPRFGKMNTVRHEGETFHAPDGGRTDVFLVQRHDRVRQHITTEYHVDTTHPDGALTRRHFTLTQRYYTRFEVEWLLRFAGFESPRVTGSFQGGPLQKGSDVMVFDTRAL; from the coding sequence GTGGATTACGACGAGTTCGCCGAGCTGTACGACGACCAGTACGACGTGTACCGTGACGACCTGCACTTCTACGGCAAGGTGACCGAGCGCCAGGGCCGGGTGCTGGAGGTCGGGGCGGGCACCGGGCGGGTCACGGCGTTCCTGGCGCGGCGGGGCGTGGACGTGGTGGGCCTGGAGCCCAGCGCCCGGATGATCGAGCGCGGGCAGGCTCGCGCGGCGCGGGAGGGCCTGAACCTGACCTTTGTACAGGGGGACGTGAAGACCGCGCAGCTGCACGAGCGTTTCGGCATGGTGATCGCGCCCTTCAACTCGCTGATGCACCTGTACACGCCGAACGAGCAGCTGCAGGCGCTGGAGAACCTGCGGGCGCACCTGCAGCCGGGCGGGCGGTTCGTGTTCGACCTGTACGTGCCCCGGTTTGGGAAGATGAACACGGTGCGGCACGAGGGCGAGACCTTTCACGCGCCGGACGGCGGCCGCACGGACGTCTTCCTGGTGCAGCGGCACGACCGGGTGCGGCAGCACATCACCACCGAGTACCACGTGGACACCACCCACCCGGACGGCGCGCTCACCCGGCGGCACTTCACACTGACGCAGCGGTACTACACGCGCTTCGAGGTGGAGTGGCTGCTGCGCTTCGCAGGATTCGAGTCGCCGCGGGTGACCGGCAGCTTCCAGGGCGGGCCGCTCCAGAAGGGCAGCGACGTGATGGTGTTCGACACCCGAGCGCTGTAA
- a CDS encoding carbohydrate kinase family protein — protein sequence MKFYVIGDVTVDHLYHLQQLPRPGQEVSPQRSSMEPGGAGGTISVTLARLGHTVTLAARVGADPFAEYALSYVRESGVSESAIQRDPDLLTSTITVMQTERGERAMIGDGAANRQLDPAKLKKKDVEGSDALIVSAYSLIESPQRDYALAAMKYAREAKKRVPIFVDLGTGAVNRAGTGLLDSILPAEYLLLNQRELQALTGTDSISAALHHLGQAGAQNVIVKVGKMGSIVWTPTDTELVDAISPDESVVDTTGAGDTFAAAFAHAILTGSDLKHAAHAANAAGALSVTTFGAQERTITEKDLAAILDQ from the coding sequence GTGAAGTTCTATGTCATCGGCGACGTCACCGTCGACCACCTCTACCACCTTCAGCAGCTGCCCCGCCCCGGTCAGGAGGTCAGCCCCCAGCGCTCCAGCATGGAGCCCGGCGGCGCCGGCGGCACCATCAGCGTCACCCTGGCCCGGCTGGGCCACACCGTCACCCTGGCCGCCCGCGTCGGCGCCGACCCGTTCGCCGAGTACGCCCTGAGCTACGTCCGGGAATCCGGCGTGAGCGAGAGCGCCATTCAGCGCGACCCGGATCTGCTGACCAGCACCATCACCGTCATGCAGACCGAACGCGGCGAGCGCGCCATGATCGGCGACGGCGCCGCCAACCGCCAGCTCGACCCCGCCAAACTCAAGAAGAAGGACGTGGAGGGCAGCGACGCCCTGATCGTCAGCGCCTACAGCCTGATCGAAAGCCCCCAGCGGGACTACGCCCTGGCCGCCATGAAGTACGCCCGCGAGGCGAAAAAACGCGTGCCGATCTTCGTGGACCTGGGCACGGGCGCCGTGAACCGCGCCGGCACCGGTCTGCTGGACAGCATCCTGCCCGCCGAGTACCTGCTGCTCAACCAGCGGGAACTGCAGGCCCTGACCGGCACGGACAGCATCAGCGCCGCCCTGCACCATCTCGGGCAGGCCGGCGCGCAGAACGTGATCGTGAAGGTTGGGAAGATGGGCAGCATCGTCTGGACGCCCACCGACACTGAACTCGTGGACGCCATCAGCCCCGACGAGAGCGTGGTGGATACCACCGGCGCCGGCGACACCTTCGCCGCCGCGTTCGCGCACGCCATCCTGACCGGCAGCGACCTGAAGCACGCCGCGCACGCCGCCAACGCCGCCGGGGCGCTGTCGGTGACCACCTTCGGCGCGCAGGAACGCACCATCACCGAGAAGGACCTAGCCGCGATCCTCGACCAGTAA
- the rsmA gene encoding 16S rRNA (adenine(1518)-N(6)/adenine(1519)-N(6))-dimethyltransferase RsmA, producing the protein MTLPDSTHPTPDPGSAAPLYSPARVKELLTRHGLRPTKSLGQNFLIDGNILRAIAEAGGAAPGVPVLEVGPGLGVLTREIASRGAQVTAMEKDERLKPVLAETLAGTDVKVVWGDALDFDYASLPDGTRVIANLPYYITGVLLSRFMHAPGILSATVLVQKEVGQRLAAQPGEDAYGFLSALAALHGRVKHVRDVPKGAFLPAPDVTSSVIRLDFDRSRPAPEAAYLKFVEAALHHRRKTMRNNLRMAGHAGEAIDAALHAAGLRQDVRAEDVPLDQMRHVALELGVVR; encoded by the coding sequence TTGACCCTGCCCGACTCCACCCACCCCACCCCGGACCCCGGTTCCGCCGCGCCGCTGTACTCCCCGGCCCGCGTGAAGGAACTCCTGACCCGTCACGGCCTGCGGCCCACCAAGAGCCTGGGCCAGAACTTCCTGATCGACGGGAACATCCTGCGCGCCATCGCCGAGGCGGGCGGCGCGGCGCCGGGCGTGCCGGTGCTGGAGGTCGGCCCGGGCCTGGGCGTGCTCACCCGCGAGATCGCCAGCCGGGGCGCGCAGGTCACCGCCATGGAAAAGGACGAGCGGCTCAAGCCCGTCCTGGCCGAGACGCTGGCCGGCACGGACGTGAAGGTGGTCTGGGGTGACGCGCTGGACTTCGACTACGCGTCCCTGCCGGACGGCACGCGCGTGATCGCGAACCTGCCATACTACATCACGGGCGTGCTGCTCTCCCGCTTCATGCACGCCCCCGGCATCCTGTCCGCCACCGTCCTGGTGCAGAAGGAGGTCGGGCAGCGCCTCGCCGCGCAGCCCGGCGAGGACGCCTACGGCTTCCTGAGCGCCCTGGCCGCCCTGCACGGCCGCGTGAAGCACGTCCGCGACGTGCCCAAGGGTGCGTTCCTGCCCGCTCCGGACGTGACCAGCAGCGTCATCCGCCTGGACTTCGACCGCAGCCGCCCCGCGCCGGAAGCGGCCTACCTGAAGTTCGTGGAGGCCGCCCTGCACCACCGCCGCAAGACCATGCGCAACAACCTCCGCATGGCCGGCCACGCGGGCGAGGCCATCGACGCCGCGCTGCATGCCGCGGGCCTCAGGCAAGATGTCCGGGCGGAGGACGTGCCGCTGGACCAGATGCGTCACGTTGCCCTGGAACTGGGCGTGGTACGGTAA